One Scophthalmus maximus strain ysfricsl-2021 chromosome 1, ASM2237912v1, whole genome shotgun sequence genomic region harbors:
- the LOC118315357 gene encoding zinc finger protein 782-like → MNTCPGAVRFRCNMSKMLSLRAFLSERLAAAAEEILGAVEKTLYEYKEEISRSKDLEISRLRMQLKLLKSDPRADRCLGAPLQQLTHHHPPPPPPPLQQHHHHHQSVPAVEAPESQHCEEDEGSSMDQEHPEPSEVKKEQQKSHRDFWISHDDEQLESLESDIKDFISSPSSLKASVQDPTLPFHPYHNNIIINNSGEEGKEKPYSCSVCEKRFSNCSHLAAHIRTHTGERPYRCEICRKTFITTSALNRHQTIHTEGKHFVCNYCGKSFKWMESLGRHVRSVHKRENVPV, encoded by the exons ATGAATACGTGCCCAGGCGCCGTCCGTTTCCGCTGCAACATGTCCAAGATGCTGTCCCTGAGAGCGTTCCTCAGCGAGAGGCTGGCGGCGGCAGCGGAGGAGATCCTCGGAGCGGTGGAGAAGACGCTGTACGAGTACAAAGAGGAGATTTCCCGTTCCAAAGATTTGGAGATCAGCCGCCTTAGGATGCAGCTGAAGCTGCTCAAGTCAG ACCCCCGGGCAGATAGATGTCTAGGAGCtccgctgcagcagctcacccatcaccatcctcctcctcctcctcctcctcttcagcagcaccatcaccaccatcagtCCGTCCCTGCGGTGGAGGCGCCTGAGTCCCAGCACtgtgaggaggacgagggcagCAGCATGGACCAGGAGCACCCGGAGCCGTCTGAGGTCaagaaggagcagcagaagaGCCACAGAGACTTCTGGATAAGTCACGACGACGAGCAGCTCGAAAGCCTCGAGTCGGACATCAAGGACTTCATCTCTTCTCCCTCCAGTCTGAAAGCCAGCGTGCAGGACCCCACCTTGCCCTTCCACCCCTatcacaacaacatcatcatcaacaacagcgGCGAGGAGGGCAAAGAAAAACCCTACAGCTGCTCTGTGTGCGAGAAGCGCTTCAGCAACTGCTCCCACCTCGCTGCTCACATCAGGACGCACACGGGCGAGAGGCCGTACAGGTGTGAAATATGCAGAAAGACCTTCATCACGACGAGCGCTCTGAACCGACACCAGACCATCCACACGGAGGGGAAACACTTTGTGTGTAACTACTGTGGCAAGTCCTTCAAATGGATGGAGTCTCTTGGCAGACACGTGAGAAGTGTTCACAAGAGGGAGAACGTGCCCGTATGA
- the tpi1b gene encoding triosephosphate isomerase B — protein sequence MSRKFFVGGNWKLNGDKKSLGELIQTMNGAKVDPNVEVVCGAPSIYLDFARSKLDAKFGVAAQNCYKVAKGAFTGEISPAMIKDCGVNWVILGHSERRHVFGESDELIGQKTAHALESGLGVIACIGEKLDEREGGITEKVVFAQTKVIADNVKDWSKVVLAYEPVWAIGTGKTASPQQAQEVHEKLRVWLKDNVSEAVANSVRIIYGGSVTGGTCKELASQKDVDGFLVGGASLKPEFVEIINAKV from the exons ATGAGCAGGAAATTCTTCGTTGGTGGAAACTGGAAGCTGAACGGCGACAAGAAGAGCCTCGGGGAGCTCATCCAGACCATGAACGGCGCCAAGGTGGATCCCAATGTCG AGGTGGTTTGCGGTGCTCCATCCATCTACCTGGACTTTGCCAGGTCCAAGCTGGATGCCAAGTTTGGCGTGGCTGCTCAGAACTGCTACAAAGTTGCCAAGGGTGCCTTCACTGGGGAGATCAG CCCTGCGATGATCAAGGACTGTGGCGTGAACTGGGTGATCCTCGGACACTCTGAGAGGCGCCACGTCTTTGGAGAGAGTGATGAG CTCATTGGTCAGAAGACGGCCCACGCTCTGGAGAGTGGTCTCGGGGTGATTGCCTGCATTGGCGAGAAGCTGGACGAACGAGAGGGCGGCATCACCGAGAAGGTCGTCTTTGCTCAGACCAAGGTCATCGCAG ACAATGTAAAGGACTGGAGCAAGGTCGTGCTTGCTTATGAGCCTGTGTGGGCCATTGGCACCGGCAAGACTGCCTCCCCACAGCAG GCTCAGGAGGTTCATGAGAAACTGAGGGTGTGGCTGAAGGACAATGTATCTGAGGCTGTAGCCAACTCTGTGAGGATCATCTATGGAG GCTCTGTGACCGGTGGAACCTGCAAAGAACTCGCCTCCCAGAAGGACGTTGACGGTTTCCTCGTGGGCGGAGCCTCCCTCAAGCCAGAGTTTGTTGAAATTATCAACGCCAAGGTGTAA
- the lpcat3 gene encoding lysophospholipid acyltransferase 5 isoform X3 — protein sequence MAAPLMEKLADSLGSPEPAVRLMLSILIGYPFALVYRRYLFHESSTVIHLFHALSGLSLAAFNFAGSQLYHSAVCILVQFLMLRLMGRTVTTVLCSFTFQMVYLLAGYYYTATEEYDIKWTMPHCVLMLKLVGLSFDYYDGGKEPSQLSSDQKKAALQSVPSLLEVCGFSYFYGGFLVGPQFTLRSYQRLVAGELTDCPGKPPNSAIPAMKRFALGFLCLVIYTIFSPYYPDSYYLTDEYEAQPFWYRCVFILLWAKVILYKYVSCWVIAEGVCVLTGLGYNGVVEGEHQWDACANMKVWLFETTPLFGGTISSFNINTNAWVARHVFKRLKFLGNKTLSHVTTLLFLTIWHGLHSGYVLCFSMEFFIITVERQALALVRDSPLLTKLSNSALYPLIYVVQQFIHWLFMGYPLVPFCLFTYDKWLKVYSSIYFCGHVFFLVAFLIMPYLRKALVPKKERSQKQE from the exons ATGGCGGCTCCCTTGATGGAGAAGCTGGCGGACTCCCTAGGTTCCCCGGAGCCAGCGGTTCGACTCATGCTATCTATCTTGATCG GTTATCCCTTTGCTCTGGTGTATCGGCGATACTTGTTCCACGAGTCTTCCacagttattcatttattccacGCACTCTCCGGACTGTCTCTAGCGGCGTTCAACTTTG CAGGCTCTCAGCTTTATCACTCCGCAGTATGCATCCTTGTCCAATTCCTGATGCTGAGGCTCATGGGAAGGACGGTGACAACTGTCCTGTGCAGCTTTACCTTTCAAATG GTTTACCTGCTGGCAGGGTATTACTACACAGCAACAGAGGAGTATGACATCAAGTGGACTATGCCTCATTGTGTCCTCATGCTGAAACTCGTCG GTTTGTCATTTGATTACTATGACGGCGGAAAGGAACCA TCACAGCTGAGTTCAGACCAAAAGAAAGCAGCCCTGCAGTCTGTTCCCTCTCTGCTCGAGGTGTGTGGCTTTTCGTACTTCTACGGAGGCTTCCTGGTGGGGCCCCAGTTCACGCTGCGAAGCTACCAGAGGCTGGTGGCAGGGGAGCTCACCGACTGCCCCGGAAAGCCTCCCAACAG TGCGATACCTGCTATGAAGAGGTTTGCTCTGGGTTTTCTCTGCTTGgtgatatatacaatatttagtCCCTATTACCCAGACAGCTACTACTTAACAGATGAGTACGAG GCTCAGCCGTTCTGGTACCGCTGTGTGTTTATTCTTCTCTGGGCTAAAGTCATTTTGTACAAATATGTCAGCTGTTGGGTTATAGCG GAGGGTGTGTGCGTACTAACAGGCCTCGGCTACAATGGTGTTGTGGAGGGTGAGCACCAGTGGGACGCCTGTGCCAACATGAAGGTGTGGCTCTTTGAAACCACGCCGCTTTTCGGAGGAACCATTTCTTCcttcaacatcaacacaaatgCCTGGGTTGCCAG acatgTCTTCAAGCGGTTGAAGTTCCTTGGCAACAAGACCCTGTCTCATGTGaccacactgttgtttttgacaATTTGGCACGGCCTTCACTCTGGATACGTCTTGTGCTTCTCCATGGaattcttcatcatcactgtagagAGACAG GCCCTGGCGCTGGTGAGGGACAGCCCCTTGCTGACGAAGCTGTCCAACAGCGCACTCTACCCTCTCATCTATGTAGTCCAGCAGTTTATACACTGGCTCTTCATGGGCTACCCCCTAGTGCCATTTTGCCTCTTCACCTATGATAAATGGCTCAAG gtgtATTCGTCTATCTATTTCTGTGGTCATGTATTCTTCCTCGTAGCCTTTTTAATCATGCCATACCTCCGTAAGGCGCTGGTGCCTAAGAAAGAACGGAGCCAGAAGCAGGAATAA
- the lpcat3 gene encoding lysophospholipid acyltransferase 5 isoform X4, which translates to MAAPLMEKLADSLGSPEPAVRLMLSILIGYPFALVYRRYLFHESSTVIHLFHALSGLSLAAFNFGSQLYHSAVCILVQFLMLRLMGRTVTTVLCSFTFQMVYLLAGYYYTATEEYDIKWTMPHCVLMLKLVGLSFDYYDGGKEPSQLSSDQKKAALQSVPSLLEVCGFSYFYGGFLVGPQFTLRSYQRLVAGELTDCPGKPPNSAIPAMKRFALGFLCLVIYTIFSPYYPDSYYLTDEYEAQPFWYRCVFILLWAKVILYKYVSCWVIAEGVCVLTGLGYNGVVEGEHQWDACANMKVWLFETTPLFGGTISSFNINTNAWVARHVFKRLKFLGNKTLSHVTTLLFLTIWHGLHSGYVLCFSMEFFIITVERQALALVRDSPLLTKLSNSALYPLIYVVQQFIHWLFMGYPLVPFCLFTYDKWLKVYSSIYFCGHVFFLVAFLIMPYLRKALVPKKERSQKQE; encoded by the exons ATGGCGGCTCCCTTGATGGAGAAGCTGGCGGACTCCCTAGGTTCCCCGGAGCCAGCGGTTCGACTCATGCTATCTATCTTGATCG GTTATCCCTTTGCTCTGGTGTATCGGCGATACTTGTTCCACGAGTCTTCCacagttattcatttattccacGCACTCTCCGGACTGTCTCTAGCGGCGTTCAACTTTG GCTCTCAGCTTTATCACTCCGCAGTATGCATCCTTGTCCAATTCCTGATGCTGAGGCTCATGGGAAGGACGGTGACAACTGTCCTGTGCAGCTTTACCTTTCAAATG GTTTACCTGCTGGCAGGGTATTACTACACAGCAACAGAGGAGTATGACATCAAGTGGACTATGCCTCATTGTGTCCTCATGCTGAAACTCGTCG GTTTGTCATTTGATTACTATGACGGCGGAAAGGAACCA TCACAGCTGAGTTCAGACCAAAAGAAAGCAGCCCTGCAGTCTGTTCCCTCTCTGCTCGAGGTGTGTGGCTTTTCGTACTTCTACGGAGGCTTCCTGGTGGGGCCCCAGTTCACGCTGCGAAGCTACCAGAGGCTGGTGGCAGGGGAGCTCACCGACTGCCCCGGAAAGCCTCCCAACAG TGCGATACCTGCTATGAAGAGGTTTGCTCTGGGTTTTCTCTGCTTGgtgatatatacaatatttagtCCCTATTACCCAGACAGCTACTACTTAACAGATGAGTACGAG GCTCAGCCGTTCTGGTACCGCTGTGTGTTTATTCTTCTCTGGGCTAAAGTCATTTTGTACAAATATGTCAGCTGTTGGGTTATAGCG GAGGGTGTGTGCGTACTAACAGGCCTCGGCTACAATGGTGTTGTGGAGGGTGAGCACCAGTGGGACGCCTGTGCCAACATGAAGGTGTGGCTCTTTGAAACCACGCCGCTTTTCGGAGGAACCATTTCTTCcttcaacatcaacacaaatgCCTGGGTTGCCAG acatgTCTTCAAGCGGTTGAAGTTCCTTGGCAACAAGACCCTGTCTCATGTGaccacactgttgtttttgacaATTTGGCACGGCCTTCACTCTGGATACGTCTTGTGCTTCTCCATGGaattcttcatcatcactgtagagAGACAG GCCCTGGCGCTGGTGAGGGACAGCCCCTTGCTGACGAAGCTGTCCAACAGCGCACTCTACCCTCTCATCTATGTAGTCCAGCAGTTTATACACTGGCTCTTCATGGGCTACCCCCTAGTGCCATTTTGCCTCTTCACCTATGATAAATGGCTCAAG gtgtATTCGTCTATCTATTTCTGTGGTCATGTATTCTTCCTCGTAGCCTTTTTAATCATGCCATACCTCCGTAAGGCGCTGGTGCCTAAGAAAGAACGGAGCCAGAAGCAGGAATAA
- the lpcat3 gene encoding lysophospholipid acyltransferase 5 isoform X1, which translates to MYRGNNRFASRQPPTEVARSPQHTSVPANMSPAAAKVGLVNLSEAAGARVSFPSGLSGYPFALVYRRYLFHESSTVIHLFHALSGLSLAAFNFAGSQLYHSAVCILVQFLMLRLMGRTVTTVLCSFTFQMVYLLAGYYYTATEEYDIKWTMPHCVLMLKLVGLSFDYYDGGKEPSQLSSDQKKAALQSVPSLLEVCGFSYFYGGFLVGPQFTLRSYQRLVAGELTDCPGKPPNSAIPAMKRFALGFLCLVIYTIFSPYYPDSYYLTDEYEAQPFWYRCVFILLWAKVILYKYVSCWVIAEGVCVLTGLGYNGVVEGEHQWDACANMKVWLFETTPLFGGTISSFNINTNAWVARHVFKRLKFLGNKTLSHVTTLLFLTIWHGLHSGYVLCFSMEFFIITVERQALALVRDSPLLTKLSNSALYPLIYVVQQFIHWLFMGYPLVPFCLFTYDKWLKVYSSIYFCGHVFFLVAFLIMPYLRKALVPKKERSQKQE; encoded by the exons atgtatcggGGAAATAACCGGTTCGCTTCCAGACAGCCTCCGACTGAAGTGGCGCGCAGCCCCCAACACACAAGTGTCCCTGCAAACATGTCACCAGCAGCGGCTAAAGTGGGGCTGGTGAACCTGTCCGAGGCTGCTGGTGCCCGGGTGAGCTTTCCGTCGGGGCTGTCAG GTTATCCCTTTGCTCTGGTGTATCGGCGATACTTGTTCCACGAGTCTTCCacagttattcatttattccacGCACTCTCCGGACTGTCTCTAGCGGCGTTCAACTTTG CAGGCTCTCAGCTTTATCACTCCGCAGTATGCATCCTTGTCCAATTCCTGATGCTGAGGCTCATGGGAAGGACGGTGACAACTGTCCTGTGCAGCTTTACCTTTCAAATG GTTTACCTGCTGGCAGGGTATTACTACACAGCAACAGAGGAGTATGACATCAAGTGGACTATGCCTCATTGTGTCCTCATGCTGAAACTCGTCG GTTTGTCATTTGATTACTATGACGGCGGAAAGGAACCA TCACAGCTGAGTTCAGACCAAAAGAAAGCAGCCCTGCAGTCTGTTCCCTCTCTGCTCGAGGTGTGTGGCTTTTCGTACTTCTACGGAGGCTTCCTGGTGGGGCCCCAGTTCACGCTGCGAAGCTACCAGAGGCTGGTGGCAGGGGAGCTCACCGACTGCCCCGGAAAGCCTCCCAACAG TGCGATACCTGCTATGAAGAGGTTTGCTCTGGGTTTTCTCTGCTTGgtgatatatacaatatttagtCCCTATTACCCAGACAGCTACTACTTAACAGATGAGTACGAG GCTCAGCCGTTCTGGTACCGCTGTGTGTTTATTCTTCTCTGGGCTAAAGTCATTTTGTACAAATATGTCAGCTGTTGGGTTATAGCG GAGGGTGTGTGCGTACTAACAGGCCTCGGCTACAATGGTGTTGTGGAGGGTGAGCACCAGTGGGACGCCTGTGCCAACATGAAGGTGTGGCTCTTTGAAACCACGCCGCTTTTCGGAGGAACCATTTCTTCcttcaacatcaacacaaatgCCTGGGTTGCCAG acatgTCTTCAAGCGGTTGAAGTTCCTTGGCAACAAGACCCTGTCTCATGTGaccacactgttgtttttgacaATTTGGCACGGCCTTCACTCTGGATACGTCTTGTGCTTCTCCATGGaattcttcatcatcactgtagagAGACAG GCCCTGGCGCTGGTGAGGGACAGCCCCTTGCTGACGAAGCTGTCCAACAGCGCACTCTACCCTCTCATCTATGTAGTCCAGCAGTTTATACACTGGCTCTTCATGGGCTACCCCCTAGTGCCATTTTGCCTCTTCACCTATGATAAATGGCTCAAG gtgtATTCGTCTATCTATTTCTGTGGTCATGTATTCTTCCTCGTAGCCTTTTTAATCATGCCATACCTCCGTAAGGCGCTGGTGCCTAAGAAAGAACGGAGCCAGAAGCAGGAATAA
- the lpcat3 gene encoding lysophospholipid acyltransferase 5 isoform X2: MYRGNNRFASRQPPTEVARSPQHTSVPANMSPAAAKVGLVNLSEAAGARVSFPSGLSGYPFALVYRRYLFHESSTVIHLFHALSGLSLAAFNFGSQLYHSAVCILVQFLMLRLMGRTVTTVLCSFTFQMVYLLAGYYYTATEEYDIKWTMPHCVLMLKLVGLSFDYYDGGKEPSQLSSDQKKAALQSVPSLLEVCGFSYFYGGFLVGPQFTLRSYQRLVAGELTDCPGKPPNSAIPAMKRFALGFLCLVIYTIFSPYYPDSYYLTDEYEAQPFWYRCVFILLWAKVILYKYVSCWVIAEGVCVLTGLGYNGVVEGEHQWDACANMKVWLFETTPLFGGTISSFNINTNAWVARHVFKRLKFLGNKTLSHVTTLLFLTIWHGLHSGYVLCFSMEFFIITVERQALALVRDSPLLTKLSNSALYPLIYVVQQFIHWLFMGYPLVPFCLFTYDKWLKVYSSIYFCGHVFFLVAFLIMPYLRKALVPKKERSQKQE; encoded by the exons atgtatcggGGAAATAACCGGTTCGCTTCCAGACAGCCTCCGACTGAAGTGGCGCGCAGCCCCCAACACACAAGTGTCCCTGCAAACATGTCACCAGCAGCGGCTAAAGTGGGGCTGGTGAACCTGTCCGAGGCTGCTGGTGCCCGGGTGAGCTTTCCGTCGGGGCTGTCAG GTTATCCCTTTGCTCTGGTGTATCGGCGATACTTGTTCCACGAGTCTTCCacagttattcatttattccacGCACTCTCCGGACTGTCTCTAGCGGCGTTCAACTTTG GCTCTCAGCTTTATCACTCCGCAGTATGCATCCTTGTCCAATTCCTGATGCTGAGGCTCATGGGAAGGACGGTGACAACTGTCCTGTGCAGCTTTACCTTTCAAATG GTTTACCTGCTGGCAGGGTATTACTACACAGCAACAGAGGAGTATGACATCAAGTGGACTATGCCTCATTGTGTCCTCATGCTGAAACTCGTCG GTTTGTCATTTGATTACTATGACGGCGGAAAGGAACCA TCACAGCTGAGTTCAGACCAAAAGAAAGCAGCCCTGCAGTCTGTTCCCTCTCTGCTCGAGGTGTGTGGCTTTTCGTACTTCTACGGAGGCTTCCTGGTGGGGCCCCAGTTCACGCTGCGAAGCTACCAGAGGCTGGTGGCAGGGGAGCTCACCGACTGCCCCGGAAAGCCTCCCAACAG TGCGATACCTGCTATGAAGAGGTTTGCTCTGGGTTTTCTCTGCTTGgtgatatatacaatatttagtCCCTATTACCCAGACAGCTACTACTTAACAGATGAGTACGAG GCTCAGCCGTTCTGGTACCGCTGTGTGTTTATTCTTCTCTGGGCTAAAGTCATTTTGTACAAATATGTCAGCTGTTGGGTTATAGCG GAGGGTGTGTGCGTACTAACAGGCCTCGGCTACAATGGTGTTGTGGAGGGTGAGCACCAGTGGGACGCCTGTGCCAACATGAAGGTGTGGCTCTTTGAAACCACGCCGCTTTTCGGAGGAACCATTTCTTCcttcaacatcaacacaaatgCCTGGGTTGCCAG acatgTCTTCAAGCGGTTGAAGTTCCTTGGCAACAAGACCCTGTCTCATGTGaccacactgttgtttttgacaATTTGGCACGGCCTTCACTCTGGATACGTCTTGTGCTTCTCCATGGaattcttcatcatcactgtagagAGACAG GCCCTGGCGCTGGTGAGGGACAGCCCCTTGCTGACGAAGCTGTCCAACAGCGCACTCTACCCTCTCATCTATGTAGTCCAGCAGTTTATACACTGGCTCTTCATGGGCTACCCCCTAGTGCCATTTTGCCTCTTCACCTATGATAAATGGCTCAAG gtgtATTCGTCTATCTATTTCTGTGGTCATGTATTCTTCCTCGTAGCCTTTTTAATCATGCCATACCTCCGTAAGGCGCTGGTGCCTAAGAAAGAACGGAGCCAGAAGCAGGAATAA
- the lpcat3 gene encoding lysophospholipid acyltransferase 5 isoform X5: protein MLRLMGRTVTTVLCSFTFQMVYLLAGYYYTATEEYDIKWTMPHCVLMLKLVGLSFDYYDGGKEPSQLSSDQKKAALQSVPSLLEVCGFSYFYGGFLVGPQFTLRSYQRLVAGELTDCPGKPPNSAIPAMKRFALGFLCLVIYTIFSPYYPDSYYLTDEYEAQPFWYRCVFILLWAKVILYKYVSCWVIAEGVCVLTGLGYNGVVEGEHQWDACANMKVWLFETTPLFGGTISSFNINTNAWVARHVFKRLKFLGNKTLSHVTTLLFLTIWHGLHSGYVLCFSMEFFIITVERQALALVRDSPLLTKLSNSALYPLIYVVQQFIHWLFMGYPLVPFCLFTYDKWLKVYSSIYFCGHVFFLVAFLIMPYLRKALVPKKERSQKQE from the exons ATGCTGAGGCTCATGGGAAGGACGGTGACAACTGTCCTGTGCAGCTTTACCTTTCAAATG GTTTACCTGCTGGCAGGGTATTACTACACAGCAACAGAGGAGTATGACATCAAGTGGACTATGCCTCATTGTGTCCTCATGCTGAAACTCGTCG GTTTGTCATTTGATTACTATGACGGCGGAAAGGAACCA TCACAGCTGAGTTCAGACCAAAAGAAAGCAGCCCTGCAGTCTGTTCCCTCTCTGCTCGAGGTGTGTGGCTTTTCGTACTTCTACGGAGGCTTCCTGGTGGGGCCCCAGTTCACGCTGCGAAGCTACCAGAGGCTGGTGGCAGGGGAGCTCACCGACTGCCCCGGAAAGCCTCCCAACAG TGCGATACCTGCTATGAAGAGGTTTGCTCTGGGTTTTCTCTGCTTGgtgatatatacaatatttagtCCCTATTACCCAGACAGCTACTACTTAACAGATGAGTACGAG GCTCAGCCGTTCTGGTACCGCTGTGTGTTTATTCTTCTCTGGGCTAAAGTCATTTTGTACAAATATGTCAGCTGTTGGGTTATAGCG GAGGGTGTGTGCGTACTAACAGGCCTCGGCTACAATGGTGTTGTGGAGGGTGAGCACCAGTGGGACGCCTGTGCCAACATGAAGGTGTGGCTCTTTGAAACCACGCCGCTTTTCGGAGGAACCATTTCTTCcttcaacatcaacacaaatgCCTGGGTTGCCAG acatgTCTTCAAGCGGTTGAAGTTCCTTGGCAACAAGACCCTGTCTCATGTGaccacactgttgtttttgacaATTTGGCACGGCCTTCACTCTGGATACGTCTTGTGCTTCTCCATGGaattcttcatcatcactgtagagAGACAG GCCCTGGCGCTGGTGAGGGACAGCCCCTTGCTGACGAAGCTGTCCAACAGCGCACTCTACCCTCTCATCTATGTAGTCCAGCAGTTTATACACTGGCTCTTCATGGGCTACCCCCTAGTGCCATTTTGCCTCTTCACCTATGATAAATGGCTCAAG gtgtATTCGTCTATCTATTTCTGTGGTCATGTATTCTTCCTCGTAGCCTTTTTAATCATGCCATACCTCCGTAAGGCGCTGGTGCCTAAGAAAGAACGGAGCCAGAAGCAGGAATAA